A window of Xanthocytophaga agilis contains these coding sequences:
- a CDS encoding family 16 glycoside hydrolase has product MNYLRSTLWIAFLLISCHSLTLMGQTALPFVPISLDDLSGFKPAAANWKIAGDVIVDRSADGIVQSSSGKGVIVNQPTDKNKDQLFTSFEHGNIELELEFMMAKGSNSGIYLQGRYEIQLFDSWGVARPRSSDCGSIYERWEESRPEGQKGYEGHPPRVNVSRAPGLWQTMKIVFQAPTFDKNGKKLTSARFIKVIHNGVVVHENVEVTGPTRAAAFQDEKPFGPLMLQGDHGPVAFRNIRYKRYDEPFVQLSQVQYKYSEGKMYAEADVAKAKVKKQGAVQEHMQLIEGANDFALQLTGTLQVPSMGNYLFELKCMGGAILTIDGKKIITYEGFHYPDEWTNGVITLQAGNHTFALTYFRSKDPWLRSEMSLYVEGPGVARQMLSLPTSLPDPEYIEPILVRAPETRMIRSFIWHNNRKKTNCISIGEPGNIHYTMDLKQGGLLWIWKGNFLDATEMWHDRGEPQLAKPAGSIIEMTGEPSVAVLSGKDTMWPDSVSADFQFKGYSVDEQGRPAFRYTIGNLAVQDQLWPEDNNKAFVRQVQLKGSASGNVWYLLASGSRIAQLSEGVYSVNDKAYYLEVEGAKELKPIIRKSKNRDELLIPVSSTSNGTTIKSKLIW; this is encoded by the coding sequence ATGAATTATTTACGAAGTACGTTATGGATTGCTTTTTTGCTGATAAGCTGCCATTCCCTAACGCTTATGGGACAGACTGCTCTACCGTTTGTTCCAATATCACTTGACGATTTAAGTGGCTTTAAACCTGCTGCCGCTAACTGGAAGATTGCAGGAGATGTTATAGTTGATCGTTCTGCTGATGGAATAGTGCAAAGTTCTTCCGGTAAAGGAGTTATTGTTAACCAGCCAACAGATAAAAACAAAGATCAGTTATTTACCAGCTTTGAACATGGTAATATAGAACTGGAACTGGAATTTATGATGGCTAAAGGCTCTAATTCAGGTATCTATCTGCAAGGTAGATATGAAATTCAATTATTTGATAGCTGGGGTGTGGCACGCCCTCGTTCGTCAGATTGTGGGAGTATTTACGAACGCTGGGAAGAAAGCAGACCCGAAGGACAAAAAGGATATGAAGGCCATCCACCCCGTGTGAATGTAAGTCGGGCTCCTGGACTATGGCAAACCATGAAGATTGTTTTTCAGGCACCTACTTTTGATAAGAATGGAAAAAAGCTGACCTCTGCCCGCTTTATAAAAGTAATTCACAATGGAGTAGTAGTACATGAGAATGTGGAAGTAACAGGCCCTACCCGTGCAGCTGCTTTTCAGGATGAGAAACCCTTTGGTCCTTTGATGTTACAGGGAGATCATGGTCCGGTTGCTTTTCGCAATATCCGTTACAAACGTTATGATGAACCGTTTGTACAACTTTCCCAAGTACAATATAAATATTCAGAAGGTAAGATGTATGCAGAAGCAGATGTAGCAAAGGCTAAAGTTAAAAAGCAGGGGGCTGTACAAGAGCATATGCAACTAATTGAAGGTGCCAATGACTTTGCTCTCCAACTGACTGGAACACTTCAGGTACCAAGTATGGGAAACTATTTGTTTGAACTCAAGTGTATGGGAGGGGCCATTCTGACCATTGATGGAAAGAAAATTATTACCTATGAAGGATTTCACTATCCGGACGAATGGACAAATGGTGTTATCACCTTACAAGCCGGAAATCATACTTTTGCGTTAACATACTTCCGCAGCAAAGACCCTTGGTTACGTTCGGAAATGAGTTTATATGTGGAAGGACCAGGTGTAGCTCGTCAGATGCTTTCTTTGCCGACCTCTCTGCCTGACCCTGAATATATAGAACCTATTCTGGTGCGTGCTCCTGAAACCCGTATGATACGCAGTTTTATCTGGCACAATAACCGGAAGAAGACAAATTGTATTTCGATAGGAGAACCTGGAAACATTCATTATACAATGGATCTGAAACAGGGTGGCCTTTTGTGGATATGGAAAGGTAATTTTCTGGATGCAACAGAAATGTGGCATGATCGGGGAGAACCTCAGTTGGCTAAGCCCGCAGGTAGTATTATTGAAATGACAGGCGAACCTTCTGTGGCGGTACTGTCTGGAAAAGATACCATGTGGCCAGATTCTGTATCTGCTGATTTCCAGTTCAAAGGATACTCTGTGGATGAACAAGGCAGGCCTGCATTCCGGTATACAATAGGCAATCTGGCTGTACAGGATCAACTATGGCCGGAAGATAATAATAAAGCGTTTGTACGTCAGGTACAACTAAAAGGAAGCGCCAGTGGAAATGTGTGGTACTTACTGGCTAGTGGAAGTCGGATTGCACAATTATCTGAAGGAGTATACAGTGTGAATGACAAAGCTTATTATCTGGAAGTGGAAGGTGCTAAAGAGCTTAAGCCTATTATCCGGAAGTCAAAAAACAGGGATGAACTGCTGATACCAGTAAGCTCAACTAGCAATGGTACCACTATTAAGAGTAAGTTAATCTGGTAA
- a CDS encoding cupredoxin domain-containing protein, with protein sequence MFLLCCVGSVMAQELKTAESEADYYQMVTLPIPKDVPLEVGGLTTMPDGRLAASTRQGDIWLIENPYMRNQGVPYFKRFAQGLHEPLGLAYHNRSFYLTQRSELTRIRDTNGDDRADDYEVIYSWPLSGNYHEYSYGPVILPNNDMLITLNLAWIGRGASLSKWHGWMLKVTPDGKMTPVATGMRSPAGFNVLPDGSIFYAENQGDWVGSGRMTHVEVGDFVGNPEGLKWADDPSSPVKLRFSDIPSTGKPMYEVAKTIKGLKLPAIWFPQGILGISTSGILIDTTAGAFGPFTGQMLVGDQGQSKIMRIYLEKVKGQYQGAAFPFREGFQSGILRMVWGEDGSMFVGMTSRGWAATGKDLYGIQRLVWTGKTPFEIKTMQARPDGFELEFTQPVDKVTAGDANSYGITSFNYMYRKEYGSPVIENQPCTIKGIAVADDGLSVRIVVDGLREGYIHELKAEGVRSQNKAPLLHSVGYYTLNNLPEGEKLVLKESQLAKSPHAGHAAMMGSAATTSKTTATKTTAAPTAKRVTKQPASWTNGPDQTITIGTKPGLKFDLSQITVKAGSKIKLTFNNNDDMLHNFVVTLPGEALSVGEMAIKLGLNGAKMNYIPSTPKVLYHTAQLQPQTSETIYFVAPEKPGEYMYVCTFPGHYMNMQGTFKVIPK encoded by the coding sequence ATGTTTTTATTGTGTTGTGTAGGAAGTGTAATGGCTCAGGAACTGAAAACAGCAGAGTCTGAGGCCGACTATTACCAGATGGTTACACTGCCTATTCCGAAAGATGTTCCTCTGGAAGTAGGTGGTTTAACTACCATGCCCGATGGTCGATTGGCAGCCTCAACTCGACAAGGAGATATCTGGCTGATTGAAAATCCCTATATGCGTAATCAGGGAGTGCCTTATTTTAAACGGTTTGCTCAGGGATTACACGAACCCTTGGGATTAGCTTATCACAATCGATCTTTTTATCTGACACAACGAAGTGAATTAACCCGCATTCGGGATACCAACGGGGATGACCGCGCAGATGATTATGAGGTAATCTATTCCTGGCCTTTATCTGGTAATTACCATGAGTATTCCTATGGCCCTGTAATCCTGCCAAACAATGACATGCTGATTACCTTGAACCTTGCCTGGATTGGGCGTGGGGCTTCACTTTCCAAGTGGCATGGCTGGATGCTGAAAGTGACACCAGATGGAAAAATGACTCCTGTTGCAACTGGTATGCGTTCCCCGGCTGGATTCAATGTATTACCTGATGGATCTATATTTTATGCAGAGAATCAGGGTGACTGGGTAGGTTCAGGCCGGATGACACATGTGGAGGTGGGCGATTTCGTAGGAAATCCGGAAGGCTTGAAATGGGCAGATGATCCTAGCTCACCTGTAAAACTTCGCTTTTCTGATATCCCTAGCACTGGAAAGCCTATGTATGAGGTTGCCAAAACAATAAAAGGATTAAAGCTACCTGCTATCTGGTTTCCTCAAGGCATTCTGGGTATCTCTACCTCTGGCATTCTGATAGATACAACAGCTGGTGCTTTTGGTCCATTTACAGGTCAGATGCTGGTAGGAGATCAGGGACAAAGTAAAATTATGCGTATCTATCTGGAAAAAGTGAAAGGACAATACCAGGGTGCTGCCTTTCCATTCAGAGAAGGATTTCAGTCAGGAATTTTGCGAATGGTTTGGGGAGAAGATGGATCTATGTTTGTGGGAATGACCAGCCGTGGATGGGCGGCCACTGGAAAAGATCTGTATGGTATACAACGTTTGGTGTGGACTGGAAAAACACCTTTTGAAATAAAAACCATGCAAGCTCGCCCGGATGGCTTTGAACTGGAATTCACCCAACCTGTCGATAAGGTTACGGCTGGTGATGCCAATTCTTATGGAATAACAAGCTTTAACTACATGTACCGGAAGGAATACGGAAGTCCTGTTATTGAAAATCAGCCATGTACCATCAAAGGAATTGCAGTAGCAGACGATGGCCTGAGTGTACGGATTGTAGTGGATGGTTTGCGTGAAGGATATATTCATGAGTTAAAAGCGGAAGGAGTTCGTAGCCAGAATAAAGCACCGTTGCTTCATAGTGTAGGTTATTATACATTGAATAATCTGCCAGAAGGAGAGAAGTTGGTATTGAAGGAAAGCCAGCTGGCTAAATCACCCCATGCAGGACATGCTGCTATGATGGGATCTGCAGCAACCACTTCCAAAACAACAGCTACTAAAACTACTGCTGCTCCTACAGCCAAACGTGTAACAAAACAGCCTGCTAGCTGGACCAACGGACCTGATCAAACCATTACTATAGGAACTAAACCCGGTTTGAAATTTGATTTGTCGCAGATTACAGTAAAGGCAGGAAGCAAGATTAAGCTGACATTCAATAATAATGATGATATGCTTCATAATTTTGTCGTTACGCTACCTGGAGAAGCGCTGTCTGTAGGAGAGATGGCTATCAAACTAGGGTTAAATGGGGCAAAAATGAACTATATTCCAAGTACACCGAAAGTCTTGTATCATACAGCTCAACTGCAGCCACAAACTTCAGAGACTATTTATTTTGTAGCTCCTGAAAAGCCAGGAGAGTATATGTATGTGTGTACTTTCCCTGGCCACTACATGAATATGCAGGGGACCTTTAAAGTAATCCCTAAATAG
- a CDS encoding sensor histidine kinase has product MAEKFTYSFRVKWTTLLGVFSFGILVPTFFVPVILGSEEHFLWIFVATLISFVIWEGSKLIQALILYFYPWEKSIIKHLSYEVASIFVFSSLVLIVGLLTYNALVSEVSISISVVLQNIFVSFLLALLFIAINEGAFLFGKWKASLLEQERLRQENLIAKVESLKKQLDPHFLFNSLSVLSGVVYKDPVLADRFITKLAQVYRYVLEHNDEKQVPLQKEISVVEAYCFLLNVRFYNKVLLDVKISEKPVYVLPLSIQLLVENAVKHNRISDTSPLELKIYTTDNTVWVENSLNKKDTQVESTGIGLKNLEARYKYVIGKSIQVENSGHVFKVGLPLLTDEA; this is encoded by the coding sequence GTGGCAGAAAAATTTACGTATTCTTTTCGCGTAAAATGGACAACCTTATTGGGTGTCTTCTCTTTTGGAATTCTTGTTCCTACATTTTTTGTTCCTGTTATTCTGGGATCTGAAGAGCATTTTCTCTGGATCTTTGTAGCTACACTGATCAGTTTTGTAATCTGGGAAGGAAGCAAACTGATTCAGGCGTTAATTCTTTATTTCTATCCATGGGAGAAGAGTATTATCAAACACCTGAGTTATGAAGTTGCCAGCATCTTTGTCTTCTCTTCACTAGTACTGATTGTAGGGCTTCTGACATACAATGCACTGGTATCAGAAGTTTCTATTTCTATTAGTGTTGTGTTACAGAATATTTTTGTCTCGTTTCTGTTAGCCTTATTATTCATTGCTATTAACGAAGGGGCGTTTTTATTTGGTAAGTGGAAAGCATCTTTGCTGGAACAGGAACGGCTCCGTCAGGAAAATTTGATAGCAAAAGTGGAAAGTCTTAAAAAACAACTGGACCCTCATTTTTTGTTTAATAGTTTAAGTGTATTAAGTGGAGTAGTATATAAGGATCCTGTGCTGGCAGATCGGTTTATAACAAAACTAGCTCAGGTATATCGCTATGTACTGGAGCATAACGATGAAAAGCAGGTACCCTTGCAAAAAGAAATATCCGTAGTAGAGGCTTACTGTTTTTTACTGAATGTTCGTTTCTATAATAAAGTACTATTGGATGTGAAGATTAGTGAAAAACCTGTATATGTATTGCCTTTGTCTATCCAGTTGCTGGTAGAGAATGCAGTGAAACACAACCGGATTTCAGATACATCACCACTGGAGTTGAAAATATATACAACAGATAATACTGTATGGGTAGAAAATAGTCTTAACAAAAAAGATACACAGGTAGAGTCCACTGGGATTGGATTAAAGAACCTTGAAGCCCGTTATAAGTATGTGATCGGCAAATCTATTCAGGTAGAGAATAGCGGGCATGTGTTTAAGGTTGGATTACCTTTATTAACAGATGAAGCATGA
- a CDS encoding LytTR family DNA-binding domain-containing protein produces the protein MKVVIIEDEFFSAEKLSNQLQRIDDSIEILAILPSVESCLDWFRNNPEPDLIFSDIQLEDQESFELFRQLPIEAPIIYTTAFDQYALHAFKQNSIDYLLKPIDLDELRSAIKKYENLEYRLLKKGLKLQPEKPKEGFKERFLVKKGSQLAVIRTSDVAYFKSDQKLSFLITFDNQRYVIEQTLDQLMDQLDSRKFNRISRNRLISLEAIHKIHNHFNGRLKLELNPPEEEEVYVSRDRVPQFKEWLDS, from the coding sequence ATGAAAGTTGTCATTATTGAAGATGAATTTTTCTCAGCTGAAAAGCTAAGTAATCAATTACAGCGAATCGATGATTCTATCGAAATCCTTGCCATTTTACCTTCAGTAGAAAGTTGTCTGGACTGGTTTCGGAACAACCCCGAACCAGATCTTATTTTTTCGGATATTCAACTGGAAGATCAGGAGAGCTTTGAGTTGTTCCGCCAGCTTCCAATTGAGGCACCTATCATTTATACTACAGCCTTTGATCAGTATGCCTTGCATGCATTTAAACAGAATAGTATCGATTATCTGCTCAAGCCCATTGATCTGGATGAGTTACGAAGTGCCATCAAGAAATATGAGAATCTGGAATATCGCTTGTTGAAAAAAGGACTGAAGCTACAGCCGGAAAAACCAAAAGAAGGTTTTAAAGAACGTTTTCTGGTAAAGAAAGGAAGTCAGTTAGCGGTAATACGAACTTCAGATGTGGCTTATTTTAAGAGTGATCAAAAACTAAGCTTCCTCATTACATTCGATAACCAGCGATATGTAATTGAGCAAACACTGGATCAATTGATGGATCAATTGGATAGTCGTAAGTTTAATCGTATTAGTCGCAATCGTCTTATTTCTCTCGAAGCTATTCATAAGATACATAATCATTTCAATGGACGATTGAAGCTAGAGCTGAACCCTCCTGAGGAAGAAGAGGTGTATGTAAGCCGGGATCGGGTTCCTCAGTTCAAAGAATGGCTGGATTCCTGA
- a CDS encoding acyl-CoA desaturase, whose amino-acid sequence MTAILIFFAIHWYGSLFFQTFFLHRYSAHGAFTMSRTWEKIFFVLTWIFQGSNYLSAYAYGVMHRMHHAFADTEDDPHSPLYSKGFFDMMWKTKTFYAAVRNRTADVDPKFMVNVPDWKAFDDFASNNFVRLMWGTLYTLFYIYFAPSWGWFLLLPIHFLMSPIHGAIINWFAHKIGYTTFTVSDTSRNLMPIDIFMMGEGFHNNHHTYGHRANFAFKWFEIDPTYQVIKLFNLLGIIKLPKKAAKESVYLENKKIRKAA is encoded by the coding sequence ATGACCGCTATTCTTATTTTCTTCGCTATTCATTGGTATGGATCTCTATTCTTCCAGACCTTCTTCTTACATAGATATTCTGCTCACGGTGCATTTACAATGTCACGGACGTGGGAAAAAATCTTTTTTGTGCTGACATGGATTTTTCAGGGTTCCAACTACCTGAGTGCCTATGCGTATGGCGTAATGCATCGTATGCACCATGCATTTGCTGACACAGAAGATGATCCACATTCACCTTTGTATAGCAAAGGATTCTTTGATATGATGTGGAAAACCAAAACATTTTATGCTGCTGTTCGGAATCGCACAGCAGATGTAGACCCTAAATTTATGGTGAATGTTCCGGATTGGAAGGCATTTGACGACTTTGCTTCGAATAACTTTGTACGTCTTATGTGGGGAACGCTGTATACGCTATTCTATATTTATTTTGCTCCTTCCTGGGGATGGTTCCTGTTATTGCCTATTCATTTCCTGATGTCACCTATTCATGGAGCTATCATCAACTGGTTTGCTCACAAAATTGGATATACTACATTTACAGTAAGTGATACTTCCCGTAACTTAATGCCTATAGATATATTTATGATGGGTGAGGGATTCCATAATAACCACCATACCTATGGACATCGTGCTAACTTTGCTTTCAAATGGTTTGAAATAGACCCAACCTATCAGGTGATTAAGTTATTTAACCTATTGGGTATTATCAAATTACCTAAGAAAGCTGCTAAAGAATCTGTATATCTCGAAAACAAAAAGATCCGAAAAGCTGCCTGA
- a CDS encoding GAF domain-containing protein, which produces MASLLTRIIDAGSQYDMPEYLRNRVRPTNIICLLVIFALSIPFSGISLIYFPMMAIFPSGAAVVCILVIVSNYYGGIYYSRVVLPVLLLVLSSLYNAYFCDSIADSISSVYLVELSFTLIPFVIFDFKERGFLIFCTLFSFFIIVVFPAAWDKFDMGYDGTVLREGPLAVLTTLLATVFQLGCISGLAVINRNSEEKSNQLITVMNQKNEEVEKSRKDLEVNLVQLEKARQEENHRQWASEGIAQLSTLLRSNSDDTELFDRIIATLVKYLQANQGGLYIVEKEERTHDIVIRLAACYAYNRKKHIHQTFQAGQGLIGQTYLEGEYIYLTDIPENYLTITSGLGDSSPRALLIVPLKVNESTEAILELASFKKFEKHEIEFIVKLGESIASFIQSNRISQRTKQLLEDSQFQAEALRAQEEEMRQNMEELASTQEEMNRQQMSYLQEIERLSTLYATAQEEIHTKNKEVEELQKALHTNTIR; this is translated from the coding sequence ATGGCCAGTTTACTAACCCGAATTATCGATGCCGGCAGTCAATATGATATGCCTGAATATTTAAGAAATCGGGTAAGACCAACAAATATTATATGCTTACTGGTAATATTTGCCTTATCAATTCCTTTCAGTGGTATATCACTTATCTACTTTCCAATGATGGCTATTTTTCCATCAGGAGCAGCAGTGGTGTGTATTCTGGTTATTGTTAGCAATTATTATGGTGGCATTTATTATTCCCGTGTTGTATTACCTGTATTGCTGCTGGTACTCTCTTCTTTATACAATGCCTATTTCTGTGACTCCATAGCTGACTCCATCAGCAGCGTTTACCTGGTCGAATTAAGCTTTACACTTATCCCCTTTGTCATCTTTGACTTTAAGGAAAGAGGCTTTCTGATATTCTGTACCTTATTTTCCTTTTTTATTATTGTCGTTTTTCCTGCGGCATGGGATAAGTTTGATATGGGGTATGATGGCACAGTACTGAGAGAGGGACCTTTGGCTGTTCTGACTACCTTACTGGCTACTGTATTTCAATTGGGTTGTATTAGCGGTTTGGCGGTTATCAATCGAAACTCGGAAGAAAAGTCTAATCAGCTGATTACAGTTATGAATCAGAAGAATGAGGAAGTAGAAAAATCCCGCAAAGATCTGGAAGTTAATCTTGTCCAACTGGAAAAAGCACGACAGGAAGAGAATCATCGGCAGTGGGCGTCTGAAGGTATAGCACAACTGTCTACACTACTTCGGAGCAATTCTGACGATACAGAACTTTTTGACAGAATCATTGCTACTCTTGTCAAATACCTCCAAGCTAATCAGGGAGGTTTGTATATAGTAGAGAAAGAAGAACGTACCCATGACATAGTTATCCGTCTGGCCGCTTGTTATGCCTATAACAGGAAAAAACATATTCATCAAACATTTCAGGCAGGACAAGGATTAATCGGCCAGACCTATCTGGAGGGAGAGTATATATACCTGACAGATATCCCTGAAAATTACCTCACAATTACCTCTGGACTTGGAGACTCTTCACCCAGAGCATTACTGATTGTTCCTTTAAAGGTAAATGAGTCTACAGAAGCTATTCTGGAACTGGCCTCATTCAAAAAATTCGAGAAACATGAAATTGAGTTTATCGTAAAACTGGGTGAAAGTATTGCGTCCTTTATCCAAAGTAATCGTATCAGCCAACGAACCAAACAATTGCTTGAAGATTCACAGTTTCAGGCAGAAGCTTTACGCGCCCAGGAAGAAGAGATGCGTCAGAATATGGAAGAACTAGCTTCTACACAGGAAGAGATGAACCGTCAGCAAATGTCCTATCTTCAAGAGATAGAACGACTTTCTACATTGTATGCAACAGCACAAGAAGAAATTCATACTAAAAATAAAGAAGTAGAAGAACTTCAGAAAGCCCTGCACACCAATACTATACGATAG
- a CDS encoding 4'-phosphopantetheinyl transferase family protein translates to MIALPVGFSFRTLISLHPLILQRQDCQFQAILGFCDSDSYSLESTQEEFLHPEEIVYLKQLKLDKTRSEFLRSRYLVKKALATYPLQEEPTEIQIGKGIFQQPLLLTRYHYQLDLSISHHTTLAACLIFPQQHPMSLDVEVCNPSVIALTKNEVTEHEKKLYCNTRESETIFFTRLWTIKEALSKVLKTGMMVPFHKLETENMTYQGNIVTSYYTDFIQYKAISFQRKDSICTIALPRASSLLFSTQIT, encoded by the coding sequence ATGATTGCATTGCCAGTAGGCTTTTCATTTCGTACATTGATCAGTCTCCACCCTCTCATTCTACAACGTCAGGATTGTCAGTTTCAGGCTATACTTGGTTTTTGTGATTCAGATTCCTACTCACTAGAGTCTACTCAGGAAGAATTTCTACATCCGGAAGAAATAGTATACCTGAAGCAACTGAAACTGGATAAAACAAGATCAGAATTTCTCAGAAGTCGCTATCTGGTTAAGAAAGCACTGGCTACGTATCCACTACAAGAAGAACCTACAGAGATACAGATTGGCAAAGGCATCTTCCAGCAACCCTTATTGTTAACCAGATATCACTACCAGCTTGATCTGAGTATCTCACATCATACTACGCTGGCAGCTTGTCTCATCTTCCCACAACAACATCCTATGAGTCTGGATGTGGAAGTGTGTAACCCTTCGGTCATAGCTCTTACTAAAAATGAAGTAACAGAACACGAAAAAAAATTATATTGTAACACGCGAGAAAGCGAAACTATATTTTTTACCCGACTCTGGACTATCAAAGAGGCATTGTCAAAGGTTTTGAAAACAGGAATGATGGTTCCTTTCCACAAACTGGAAACTGAAAACATGACCTATCAAGGTAATATTGTAACCAGTTATTACACAGATTTTATTCAATATAAGGCAATTTCTTTTCAGCGAAAGGATTCTATATGCACTATAGCCCTGCCCAGAGCAAGTAGTCTTCTCTTTTCAACACAAATCACCTGA